One region of Ptiloglossa arizonensis isolate GNS036 chromosome 8, iyPtiAriz1_principal, whole genome shotgun sequence genomic DNA includes:
- the LOC143149886 gene encoding glutamate receptor ionotropic, kainate 4-like — MPSRLFSFMNPLAVEIWLSMLGAYVMVSLAIWIVARFSPYEWVEPRACPSCKCPLQVGSRRVVHVDRVIGSTGCWENLERIFGAGLPNGKKNL; from the coding sequence ATGCCATCGAGGCTGTTCTCGTTCATGAATCCGCTCGCGGTGGAGATCTGGCTATCCATGCTGGGCGCTTACGTGATGGTGTCCTTGGCCATTTGGATAGTGGCAAGATTCTCACCTTACGAGTGGGTGGAACCTAGAGCATGCCCGAGCTGTAAATGCCCTCTGCAGGTAGGCTCCCGTCGAGTGGTGCACGTCGACCGTGTAATTGGATCTACGGGCTGTTGGGAAAACTTGGAGAGAATTTTCGGTGCTGGTCTTCCAAATGGGAAGAAGAACCTCTAA